From a region of the uncultured Methanobrevibacter sp. genome:
- a CDS encoding PD-(D/E)XK nuclease family protein, giving the protein MKLPSRSKAYMIPEYSLTGDLLSFLTCNLQYRYQNKGTLPPSKPVQRWFGEFIHGVMEEAFIRWKQNKTEFPWDWLEDIRPIEEQIDLRLQTRGLYPHDEDLFFSSTNHDIENLNEHDHKKLASARAEKAINIWGKHLFPLIDSSELLIKGIRNMPQYDEKRSRSNYYGINGVVDVLTSMKINKTLEQSNLDTYDNKIIEILKKNEDFRKRIAESVDEEDYEIIIDYKGMKRPPIEVSDPKSENKWESHKQQILTYSWLRSQQEDSKSIFAGIIFYLNELVPSKEDLALIKEEMKNGLIDERTLEKYKKDFELIDKWQDDDKAPELSNEFKLERSIRIINIDSKEIDKSLEKFDEVVYNIEESLINEMKGCKIQDAWKAEADERTCTACDFRTFCKNNKNKTKDFKIP; this is encoded by the coding sequence ATGAAATTGCCTTCAAGATCAAAAGCATATATGATTCCGGAATATAGCCTAACCGGAGATTTACTGTCCTTTTTAACATGCAATCTACAATACCGCTACCAAAATAAAGGTACGCTACCTCCATCAAAACCTGTTCAAAGATGGTTTGGTGAGTTTATTCACGGCGTAATGGAAGAAGCCTTTATTAGATGGAAACAGAACAAAACAGAATTTCCATGGGATTGGCTTGAAGATATTAGACCTATTGAAGAACAAATCGATTTAAGACTGCAAACAAGAGGATTGTATCCTCACGATGAAGATTTATTTTTCAGTTCAACAAATCATGACATTGAAAATCTGAATGAACATGACCATAAGAAATTAGCAAGCGCAAGAGCAGAAAAAGCCATAAATATCTGGGGCAAACACCTGTTCCCCCTGATTGACTCATCTGAACTTCTAATTAAAGGAATTAGAAATATGCCACAATATGATGAAAAAAGAAGCAGATCCAATTATTATGGTATCAATGGTGTGGTTGATGTATTGACATCTATGAAAATTAACAAAACTCTTGAACAAAGTAATTTGGACACTTATGACAACAAAATAATTGAAATACTAAAGAAAAATGAAGATTTCAGAAAAAGAATTGCAGAAAGTGTGGATGAAGAGGATTATGAAATAATTATTGACTATAAAGGAATGAAGAGACCTCCAATTGAAGTGTCCGACCCGAAATCTGAAAACAAATGGGAAAGTCATAAACAGCAGATATTAACATATTCCTGGCTTAGATCCCAACAGGAAGATTCCAAATCCATTTTTGCCGGAATAATATTTTATTTGAATGAACTTGTCCCATCAAAAGAAGATTTGGCCTTGATTAAAGAAGAAATGAAAAACGGTTTAATTGATGAAAGAACACTTGAAAAATACAAAAAGGATTTTGAATTGATTGACAAATGGCAGGATGATGACAAGGCTCCCGAACTAAGTAATGAATTTAAATTGGAAAGGTCTATTCGAATCATCAACATTGATTCAAAAGAAATAGACAAATCCCTTGAAAAATTTGATGAAGTTGTTTACAATATTGAAGAGTCATTGATTAATGAAATGAAAGGATGTAAAATTCAGGATGCCTGGAAAGCTGAAGCTGATGAGAGGACATGCACAGCATGTGATTTTAGGACATTCTGCAAAAACAATAAAAATAAAACAAAAGACTTTAAAATCCCTTAA
- a CDS encoding DEAD/DEAH box helicase produces MISYEEFEDITAKVLKRDISSNKQQKKAILSEPNKSLFIVAGPGSGKTTVMVLKILKYIFVDDIDPSKILATTFTKKAADELYSRILGWGDEIKRHLEDKYCDESFESIAKIESIDFNQIIIGTTDSIAEELLRDNRKPGENQSIVIEEFVANTAMIKILIKDEKYRNEKLVEYLKELSGKTKLEEPSKMSEILMEIKNRIFYDQINFDELYEKTQENSGPRLALDCIKEYENTLKNRNTIDFAMLESNFLEKLKNNELDLFLDEIKIVLIDEYQDTNLIQEDIYFTIAKSALENDGNITVVGDDDQSLYRFRGATVDLFTNYQKRVKDKLSIDVEEINLTTNYRSTENIINHCNQFAELDREYQKARVENKPKIIAPDFDRDKMPILGMFRNNPEMLARDLSRLIDNLVNKGESEIKVLQVLDEEYYKKVNGNINIANLQKIKQESIKAGKNEEKIKIKLDSDYGSASDIAILSYSPKEMQYGNRSFLHHLRKNLKRLRKPIEMFNPRGIDLQEIDVVAIFCGLILECIDPEGSIQNSDKTIPNLARRNMIRWRFKAKDYIKLNPEPHEPISLNDFVTRWQLRRPYPESINGIEQHWPKNASLMELAYKLTTWIEELQDDVEGIVYLEAITKSITQTGFFNDYHSNISFKTPIDERESVLEAIWNIFIPLSTGGVSIDESLLETLPDDRINVLSIHQSKGLEFPLVIVDVGSRFKTNDIRTQRLRFPKTLPDKKTIEDTIRQHSILGESERSEKDRSFDDLTRLYFVAFSRAESVLLLIGLNSAIEGYNKKNDHFDIPNIALGWSRDEKYVGFREIYLI; encoded by the coding sequence ATGATATCATATGAGGAATTTGAAGACATCACAGCAAAAGTACTTAAAAGAGACATTTCTTCAAATAAACAGCAAAAGAAAGCTATTTTATCCGAGCCCAATAAATCCCTTTTTATAGTTGCAGGACCAGGATCCGGAAAGACAACAGTGATGGTATTGAAGATATTAAAATATATCTTCGTGGATGATATTGATCCATCAAAGATTTTGGCTACAACTTTTACAAAAAAAGCTGCAGATGAACTGTATTCAAGAATATTAGGATGGGGAGATGAAATAAAAAGGCATCTGGAAGACAAATACTGTGATGAGAGTTTTGAATCAATTGCAAAAATAGAAAGCATTGATTTTAACCAAATAATAATAGGGACTACAGACAGCATAGCCGAAGAGCTGCTTAGGGATAACAGAAAGCCCGGTGAAAATCAATCGATTGTAATTGAAGAATTTGTTGCAAACACAGCAATGATTAAGATTTTGATTAAAGATGAAAAATACCGAAACGAAAAGCTCGTTGAATACCTAAAGGAGTTAAGCGGAAAAACAAAACTTGAAGAACCGTCCAAGATGAGCGAAATATTAATGGAAATAAAAAACAGAATTTTTTATGACCAGATAAACTTTGATGAATTATATGAAAAAACACAGGAAAATAGCGGGCCAAGATTAGCGCTTGACTGTATTAAAGAATACGAAAATACACTTAAAAATAGAAATACGATTGATTTTGCAATGCTTGAATCCAATTTCCTTGAAAAGCTCAAGAACAATGAACTGGATTTATTTTTGGATGAAATAAAAATTGTCTTGATTGATGAATATCAGGACACCAATCTAATTCAGGAAGACATCTACTTTACCATTGCCAAATCCGCACTTGAAAACGACGGCAATATTACTGTAGTCGGTGATGATGACCAATCATTATATAGGTTTAGAGGAGCAACCGTAGACTTATTCACAAACTACCAAAAACGCGTAAAAGACAAACTGAGTATTGATGTTGAGGAAATTAACTTGACAACAAATTACAGGTCAACAGAAAATATCATCAACCATTGTAACCAGTTTGCAGAACTTGACAGGGAATATCAAAAGGCAAGAGTTGAAAACAAACCAAAAATTATCGCTCCTGACTTTGACAGAGATAAAATGCCAATTTTGGGAATGTTTAGAAATAATCCTGAAATGCTAGCTCGTGACTTATCACGATTGATAGATAATCTGGTGAATAAAGGCGAAAGCGAAATAAAAGTGCTGCAGGTTCTGGATGAAGAGTACTATAAAAAGGTAAACGGCAACATCAACATTGCAAATTTGCAGAAAATAAAACAGGAATCGATTAAAGCCGGTAAAAATGAAGAAAAAATTAAGATTAAACTAGATAGCGATTATGGATCAGCTTCAGATATAGCTATATTATCATATTCACCAAAAGAAATGCAATATGGAAACCGTTCATTTCTCCATCACTTAAGAAAAAATCTCAAAAGACTTAGAAAACCAATTGAAATGTTTAACCCAAGAGGAATTGACCTTCAGGAAATTGATGTCGTTGCAATATTTTGTGGCCTAATCCTTGAATGCATTGACCCTGAAGGAAGCATTCAAAATTCAGATAAAACAATTCCAAACTTGGCCAGAAGAAATATGATTCGTTGGAGGTTTAAGGCAAAAGATTACATTAAACTTAATCCGGAACCTCATGAACCTATTTCTTTAAATGATTTCGTAACCCGCTGGCAACTTCGAAGGCCATATCCCGAAAGCATTAATGGAATCGAACAGCACTGGCCCAAAAATGCAAGTCTGATGGAACTCGCATACAAATTGACAACATGGATTGAAGAGCTGCAGGATGATGTTGAAGGAATTGTATATCTTGAAGCTATTACCAAATCAATTACACAAACTGGATTTTTTAATGATTATCATTCAAATATTTCATTTAAAACACCAATTGATGAACGAGAATCTGTTCTGGAAGCCATATGGAATATTTTTATACCACTTTCAACTGGTGGAGTAAGTATTGATGAATCCCTTCTCGAAACATTACCTGATGACCGAATAAATGTCTTATCGATTCATCAATCGAAAGGACTGGAATTTCCACTTGTTATAGTGGATGTCGGTTCAAGATTTAAAACAAATGATATCAGAACCCAAAGATTAAGATTCCCTAAGACATTGCCGGATAAGAAAACTATTGAAGATACAATCAGACAACACAGCATACTTGGTGAAAGTGAAAGAAGTGAAAAAGACAGGTCATTTGATGACTTGACAAGACTTTACTTTGTTGCTTTTTCAAGAGCTGAAAGTGTTTTATTGTTGATTGGCCTTAACTCAGCAATTGAAGGTTATAATAAGAAAAATGACCATTTTGATATACCTAATATTGCATTGGGTTGGAGCAGAGATGAGAAATATGTTGGATTTAGAGAAATTTATCTAATTTAG
- a CDS encoding DEAD/DEAH box helicase, giving the protein MSDSSNIDAFKNDVRYRENIAHIETIPAKKANFKRVDNLNEKIIDYLESKDMKLYNHQAETYNAIQEGEHVIITTPTASGKTLAFNLPIMETMIEDKEATALYIYPAKALSNDQLHVLENLEDEMNIKINPRTYDGDTPREDKRGIREKSRIVLTNPYQLHLILSWHHQWSRFYRNLRYIVIDESHYYKGVFGSNVAFLIKRLKRIANFYGAYPQFILSSATLANPLELANRLTGEEFQLVDNDTSPSGEKDFILYNPFKNYKRNKVNMKNAPSVHMETENIFMYMMLKQIQTLCFTVSRKTTELIAMWAKNDMTQIKGKLAHRIAAYRAGYRPEERREIEDGLKSGKYLGVTCTNALELGIDIGSLDAVIISGYPGTMISTWQQAGRAGRSRQKSLAILIAFENQLDQYFMNNPTFFFDKPHENAIIDLTNPILQEAHLLCAAKELPLKYGEVEKYFGISDEILEDLLSKKDLHINARGDYMYPYDDNPALDHSLDQISGQEFKIMNNGQLLETMEKSQVYREAHEGAILINKGDTYVVDSVSLSRGFVNVSQKTVDYHTMVLNQTDINIKKKLSKTKYGNLRIHFGELTVSEDYFKYKKMQFSKSVGTYPLDLPPLKFNTKGLWFTIPKSVKDTLEDMFPNEEEVFAGGLHGAEHALIGLFPLHTMCDRFDIGGLSTNYHEDTQEATIFIYDGYEGGIGICEKAVDVFVDLLKSTLDLLNNCNCQSGCPACIYSPKCGNDNKPLHKNATKYILEYMCNLIANETSAKKEEVNEEVITIKQDNEDDIRYKDALELYNKNDYSQAKDILNSILNSNKNHVDSIALMAKILYLQDQRDISKMFVKRALALDKSNEMANELDVLLNNKQPIVNEDIDVEINTIDDEEILYEEAYDLYNQGDLDTACEILEKLIEFDSKNAEALALMGLIYYQSGIFSKAVEYFKKAYKINKNGEMVRELKMRVS; this is encoded by the coding sequence ATGTCTGATTCCAGTAATATTGATGCATTTAAAAATGATGTGAGATATAGGGAAAATATTGCTCACATAGAAACCATTCCCGCTAAAAAAGCCAATTTTAAAAGGGTTGATAATTTAAATGAAAAGATAATTGATTATTTGGAATCAAAAGACATGAAATTATACAACCATCAGGCAGAAACATATAATGCGATTCAGGAAGGTGAGCATGTAATAATCACCACACCAACAGCTTCTGGAAAAACATTGGCTTTTAATTTGCCTATAATGGAGACAATGATTGAGGATAAGGAAGCAACAGCATTATACATTTATCCGGCAAAGGCATTGTCAAATGACCAGCTTCATGTGCTCGAAAATCTTGAAGATGAAATGAATATAAAAATCAATCCCAGAACATATGACGGAGACACTCCAAGGGAAGATAAGAGGGGCATTCGCGAAAAATCACGCATTGTATTGACAAACCCTTATCAGCTGCATCTTATTTTGTCATGGCATCATCAATGGTCAAGATTTTATCGGAATTTAAGGTACATTGTAATTGACGAGTCACATTACTACAAGGGTGTTTTCGGCTCCAATGTTGCGTTTCTAATCAAAAGGTTAAAAAGAATAGCTAATTTTTATGGCGCATATCCTCAGTTCATATTGTCATCCGCCACTCTTGCCAACCCTTTGGAACTTGCCAACAGATTGACCGGAGAAGAATTCCAATTGGTGGATAATGATACATCCCCTAGCGGTGAAAAGGACTTTATCTTATATAATCCTTTTAAGAATTACAAAAGAAATAAGGTCAATATGAAAAACGCTCCATCTGTGCATATGGAAACTGAAAACATATTCATGTATATGATGTTGAAACAGATTCAAACATTGTGCTTTACTGTTTCAAGAAAGACAACTGAATTAATTGCGATGTGGGCTAAAAATGACATGACTCAAATAAAAGGAAAATTGGCTCACAGAATTGCTGCTTATCGGGCAGGGTATCGACCTGAAGAAAGGCGTGAAATAGAAGATGGCCTAAAAAGCGGGAAATACTTGGGAGTCACATGTACCAACGCATTGGAATTGGGCATTGATATAGGATCTCTTGATGCGGTTATCATATCAGGTTATCCTGGAACAATGATATCCACTTGGCAACAGGCAGGACGTGCAGGCAGAAGCCGTCAAAAGTCTTTGGCCATATTGATTGCATTCGAAAATCAGCTTGACCAGTATTTCATGAACAATCCAACATTTTTCTTTGACAAACCCCACGAAAATGCCATTATTGACCTGACCAATCCGATTTTACAGGAGGCTCATTTATTATGTGCAGCTAAGGAATTGCCTTTAAAATATGGTGAAGTGGAAAAATATTTTGGCATCAGCGATGAAATTTTGGAGGATTTGCTTTCAAAAAAAGACTTGCATATCAATGCCCGTGGCGATTATATGTATCCCTATGATGACAATCCTGCCTTAGACCATTCACTGGATCAAATTTCAGGTCAGGAATTCAAAATTATGAATAATGGGCAGTTGCTTGAAACAATGGAAAAATCACAAGTGTATAGGGAAGCGCATGAAGGTGCAATTTTAATTAACAAGGGGGATACCTATGTTGTGGACAGCGTAAGTCTGTCAAGAGGATTTGTTAATGTCAGTCAAAAAACTGTAGATTATCATACGATGGTTTTAAATCAGACTGACATCAACATCAAAAAGAAATTGTCCAAGACAAAATACGGCAACCTTAGAATTCATTTTGGCGAGTTGACTGTAAGTGAAGATTACTTCAAATACAAGAAAATGCAGTTTTCCAAGTCTGTTGGAACTTATCCTTTGGATTTGCCTCCTTTAAAATTTAACACTAAGGGTTTATGGTTCACAATTCCAAAATCGGTTAAAGATACTCTGGAAGATATGTTTCCAAACGAAGAGGAAGTCTTTGCTGGAGGTCTTCATGGTGCGGAACATGCTTTAATTGGACTGTTTCCACTCCATACTATGTGTGATCGGTTTGATATTGGTGGACTTTCAACAAATTATCATGAAGACACTCAAGAAGCTACCATTTTCATCTATGATGGATATGAAGGTGGAATTGGAATATGTGAAAAGGCTGTGGATGTGTTTGTTGACTTGCTTAAATCCACTTTGGATTTATTGAATAATTGCAATTGCCAAAGCGGATGTCCGGCATGCATATATTCTCCAAAATGCGGCAATGATAATAAGCCCCTTCATAAAAATGCTACCAAATATATTCTGGAGTATATGTGTAATTTGATAGCTAATGAAACTTCAGCTAAAAAAGAAGAAGTAAATGAGGAAGTCATAACAATAAAGCAAGATAATGAGGATGACATCAGATATAAGGATGCATTGGAACTATATAATAAAAATGATTATTCTCAAGCCAAAGATATTCTGAATTCTATTTTAAATTCAAATAAAAATCATGTAGATTCAATAGCATTGATGGCCAAAATATTGTATCTTCAAGATCAAAGGGACATTTCAAAAATGTTTGTAAAAAGAGCGTTGGCACTTGATAAGTCCAATGAAATGGCCAATGAGCTTGATGTGTTGTTGAATAATAAACAGCCTATTGTCAATGAGGATATTGATGTTGAAATCAATACTATAGATGATGAAGAAATATTATATGAGGAAGCATATGACCTGTATAATCAGGGAGATTTGGATACTGCCTGTGAAATTTTAGAAAAGCTCATAGAATTTGATAGTAAAAATGCGGAAGCACTGGCACTGATGGGTTTAATTTATTATCAATCAGGAATATTTTCAAAAGCCGTTGAATACTTTAAAAAAGCTTATAAAATAAATAAGAATGGGGAAATGGTTAGGGAATTAAAAATGAGAGTTTCTTAA
- a CDS encoding DUF308 domain-containing protein, translating into MNIYRSAGILSVILGLIFIIFPMFSSDLISIIVGLSLLYFGICTAFMGFNMKRDFDNTIPNITIIIGIIAIIFGFLFLFYINALSFITGIQFYIVGFIMIVFGITGLISKMNRISTFTSILVLIMGIVAIALAIFALNQPIYIAIIIGVVLIIEGITMILD; encoded by the coding sequence ATTAATATTTACAGAAGTGCAGGAATACTTTCAGTGATATTGGGTTTGATATTTATTATTTTCCCAATGTTTTCATCAGACCTAATCTCAATAATCGTTGGATTAAGTTTACTCTACTTTGGTATTTGCACAGCATTCATGGGATTCAACATGAAAAGGGATTTTGACAATACAATTCCAAATATTACAATTATTATTGGAATTATAGCAATCATATTTGGGTTCTTATTCCTTTTCTACATTAATGCACTATCATTTATTACAGGCATTCAATTCTATATTGTTGGATTCATAATGATTGTATTTGGAATAACCGGATTGATATCTAAAATGAATCGCATATCCACATTTACTTCAATACTTGTGTTGATAATGGGAATCGTTGCAATAGCTCTTGCAATATTTGCACTTAACCAACCAATATACATTGCAATAATTATAGGTGTCGTTTTAATCATTGAAGGAATTACAATGATTTTAGACTAA
- a CDS encoding aldo/keto reductase, which produces MNYKSKFGFGCMRLPQTDETDATKIDQELFNEMVDIYMEKGFNYFDTSYAYHDGASEIAIRKALVERYPRESFQICDKMPTWALTSPEDNDKFVNEMLERLGIDYFDVFFVHNINVPWLKLAEENNTFEYVKKMKESGIAKKIGFSFHEKADLLKKVLDKYGDFLDIVQLELNYLDWEDSSIQAHKCYDICVEHGLDVYVMEPLKGGVIVNTTEEIENDFKEFNPDKSIASMAIRFCASLEHVKMVLCGMSKMSDLEDNCDTFENFKPITDEENEFLAKMVEKLYSSLAVPCSECEYCVDACESEIPIPDYFHLYNASKNQPESNIYRLYYDKLGDEETPADECTYCGDCIDHCTQLINIPEELEKVREHFENGFSPYS; this is translated from the coding sequence ATGAACTACAAATCAAAATTTGGTTTCGGATGCATGAGATTGCCTCAAACCGATGAAACAGACGCTACAAAAATTGACCAGGAACTCTTCAACGAAATGGTTGACATTTATATGGAAAAAGGATTCAATTACTTTGATACATCTTATGCCTATCACGATGGAGCAAGCGAAATAGCCATTAGAAAGGCATTGGTTGAAAGATATCCTCGTGAATCATTCCAGATTTGTGACAAAATGCCTACATGGGCATTAACATCCCCTGAAGATAATGACAAATTTGTAAACGAAATGCTTGAAAGACTTGGAATAGATTACTTTGATGTGTTTTTCGTCCACAATATCAATGTGCCATGGTTAAAATTAGCTGAAGAAAACAATACCTTTGAATATGTTAAAAAAATGAAGGAATCAGGAATTGCTAAAAAAATTGGATTCAGTTTCCACGAAAAGGCAGATCTTCTTAAAAAAGTCCTTGACAAATACGGAGACTTTTTAGACATTGTTCAATTAGAACTTAACTATTTGGATTGGGAAGATTCATCCATCCAGGCTCATAAATGCTATGATATTTGTGTAGAACATGGTTTGGATGTTTATGTAATGGAACCATTGAAAGGAGGAGTTATTGTAAACACCACTGAAGAGATTGAAAATGATTTTAAGGAATTTAATCCGGATAAGTCAATTGCCAGCATGGCAATAAGATTCTGCGCATCACTTGAACACGTTAAAATGGTTTTATGCGGTATGAGTAAAATGAGTGACCTGGAGGACAACTGTGATACATTTGAAAACTTCAAGCCTATAACTGATGAAGAAAATGAATTTTTAGCAAAAATGGTGGAAAAACTTTATTCATCACTTGCAGTTCCATGCAGTGAATGTGAATACTGCGTAGATGCATGCGAATCTGAAATACCAATTCCAGATTACTTCCACCTATACAATGCAAGCAAAAACCAACCAGAATCAAATATTTACAGACTGTATTACGATAAGTTAGGTGATGAAGAAACCCCTGCTGATGAATGTACATATTGTGGAGATTGCATTGACCACTGTACCCAACTAATTAACATCCCTGAAGAGCTTGAAAAAGTTCGCGAACACTTCGAAAATGGTTTCAGCCCCTATTCATAA
- the hypA gene encoding hydrogenase maturation nickel metallochaperone HypA → MHELSMAQGIINAVIDTAESNNATEVNEVTIELGRLAMVNPEQLKFILGVLIENTIVEDAEIHFEEIPVEVECSECGFHGDAILDDKDHYAPMVKCPECDSLAVEILNGRDIVVKNIVIEKPDDD, encoded by the coding sequence ATGCATGAATTATCAATGGCTCAAGGTATTATTAATGCAGTTATAGATACTGCTGAAAGTAATAATGCAACTGAGGTTAATGAAGTCACTATCGAACTTGGTCGATTAGCTATGGTAAATCCGGAACAGTTAAAATTTATTTTGGGAGTTCTCATTGAGAATACTATTGTTGAAGATGCAGAAATTCACTTTGAAGAGATTCCTGTTGAAGTTGAGTGTTCTGAATGCGGTTTCCATGGTGATGCTATTCTTGATGATAAAGATCACTATGCGCCTATGGTTAAATGTCCGGAATGTGATAGTCTTGCAGTTGAAATCCTTAATGGTAGAGACATTGTAGTCAAAAATATTGTTATCGAAAAACCTGATGATGATTAA
- the hypB gene encoding hydrogenase nickel incorporation protein HypB yields MHKVADVEVAKNIMDANKRLADKNLKNLEDKEIFCVDFVGAIGSGKTTLIEEIIDNTDYNIGVLAGDVISEFDAGRIEKHDVPVVGLNTGKECHLDAHLVGHGLHDLPLDDLDMIIIENVGNLICPVDFELGSHMRIVVVSVTEGDDTVEKHPLIFQTSDAVVINKIDLAEAVGADADKMVADAKKLNPNVKIIKSSLKDGSGLDEIIKAIAEKKDSL; encoded by the coding sequence ATGCACAAAGTAGCTGATGTTGAAGTTGCAAAAAATATTATGGATGCTAATAAGAGATTAGCCGATAAAAATTTAAAAAATTTAGAAGATAAAGAAATATTCTGTGTTGATTTTGTTGGGGCAATTGGTTCCGGTAAAACAACATTGATTGAAGAAATAATTGACAATACTGATTATAACATTGGAGTTCTTGCCGGTGATGTAATATCTGAGTTTGATGCAGGACGTATTGAAAAACATGATGTTCCTGTAGTTGGCCTTAATACTGGTAAAGAATGTCATTTGGATGCACATTTAGTGGGTCATGGACTTCATGATTTGCCGTTGGATGACTTGGACATGATTATTATTGAAAATGTCGGTAACTTGATTTGTCCTGTTGATTTTGAATTGGGTTCCCATATGCGAATTGTGGTTGTAAGTGTCACTGAAGGTGATGACACTGTTGAAAAACACCCATTGATATTCCAAACATCAGATGCTGTCGTTATTAACAAGATTGATTTGGCAGAAGCGGTTGGTGCTGATGCTGATAAGATGGTTGCTGATGCTAAAAAATTAAATCCTAATGTTAAAATTATCAAATCCAGTCTTAAAGATGGTTCTGGATTGGATGAAATTATTAAAGCTATTGCAGAGAAAAAAGATAGTTTATAA
- a CDS encoding DUF354 domain-containing protein encodes MKIWIDISNAPHVRFFKDVIKYLEAEGEDVIVTARQFGDIHKLMDMYDIDFISVGKHGVSLYDKLRESTSRVYNLVDVIHDEKVDVALSKHSIELPRISFGLGIPSLYVLDNEHALAANKLTLPLCDRIITPNIIDMWKLMKFGADPNTIISYDGTSELMHFKSFKYNDNVFDDLNLDLKHPKTILMRPEPSLASYLDADCRKSVLSPIVDELKNVANILILPRFKEQAEIFEGIDNVSILKPPVDTSSIIKKSDLVIGAGGTMNREAAILQTPVISCYPGETLSVDQYYINKGLMYRSNDSDDVINRALDFIVNPHEKIDVKTDDLFQIIIDNLYDLAKNGK; translated from the coding sequence ATGAAAATATGGATTGATATATCAAATGCTCCTCATGTAAGATTTTTCAAAGATGTAATTAAATATCTTGAAGCTGAGGGTGAGGATGTGATTGTTACCGCAAGGCAATTTGGTGACATTCATAAGTTAATGGACATGTATGATATTGATTTCATATCTGTTGGAAAACATGGTGTAAGTTTGTATGATAAACTAAGGGAAAGCACATCAAGAGTTTATAATCTTGTTGATGTTATTCATGATGAAAAGGTGGATGTTGCCCTTAGCAAGCATTCTATTGAACTTCCTAGAATCTCATTTGGTTTAGGAATTCCAAGTTTGTACGTTTTAGACAATGAACATGCACTAGCAGCCAACAAGTTAACTCTTCCATTATGTGACAGAATAATCACACCAAATATCATTGACATGTGGAAATTAATGAAATTTGGAGCAGATCCGAATACAATCATATCATATGATGGAACTTCCGAGTTAATGCATTTTAAAAGTTTCAAATATAATGATAATGTTTTTGATGATTTGAATTTAGATTTAAAACATCCTAAAACTATATTAATGAGGCCGGAACCGTCTCTTGCTTCATATTTGGATGCGGATTGTAGAAAATCTGTATTGTCCCCTATTGTGGATGAGTTAAAGAATGTGGCAAACATTTTAATTCTCCCAAGATTCAAGGAACAGGCTGAGATATTTGAAGGTATTGATAATGTTTCAATATTGAAACCTCCAGTTGACACATCAAGCATCATTAAAAAAAGTGATTTGGTAATTGGTGCTGGAGGTACAATGAATAGGGAAGCTGCAATTTTACAAACTCCAGTTATTTCTTGTTATCCTGGAGAAACATTGTCTGTTGATCAGTATTATATTAATAAAGGTTTAATGTACAGGTCTAACGATTCAGATGATGTTATTAATAGGGCTTTGGATTTCATTGTTAATCCTCATGAAAAAATTGATGTGAAAACTGATGACTTATTCCAGATAATTATTGATAATCTGTATGATTTGGCAAAAAATGGTAAATAG
- a CDS encoding DUF1890 domain-containing protein: MKALVLLGCPETPSQTPMAVYVFNKLTKMGYDTTIAANPAASKLVKISDPEGYYKLNLVDLERTLGEINEGDYDLLVGFVHKDAAASFFVTFDQILNTKSLALVFSRDMDEVEEFVNMIEESGSNAKIQAVRAFHNPSPIKVKFDKAIKEFE, from the coding sequence ATGAAAGCATTGGTATTACTTGGATGTCCTGAAACTCCATCCCAAACTCCGATGGCAGTTTATGTTTTTAATAAATTAACAAAAATGGGTTATGATACAACAATTGCAGCAAATCCTGCCGCTTCAAAATTAGTAAAAATTTCCGACCCTGAAGGATATTATAAGCTTAATCTTGTGGATTTGGAAAGAACATTAGGAGAAATCAACGAAGGGGATTATGACCTGTTAGTTGGATTTGTACATAAGGATGCAGCCGCTTCATTTTTTGTAACATTTGACCAAATTTTAAATACAAAATCTCTTGCATTGGTATTTTCAAGAGATATGGATGAAGTTGAAGAATTTGTTAACATGATTGAAGAAAGTGGAAGCAATGCTAAAATTCAGGCTGTAAGAGCATTCCATAATCCTTCACCAATTAAAGTCAAATTTGATAAAGCAATTAAGGAGTTCGAATAA